A window of the Archocentrus centrarchus isolate MPI-CPG fArcCen1 chromosome 17, fArcCen1, whole genome shotgun sequence genome harbors these coding sequences:
- the nol7 gene encoding nucleolar protein 7, with product MLANMAKKQRGKTSSSSKTEDSEKRTESFSLTLESSDDEAPEEVTFEDSKAEALRTMKQALDTARREKELLKEKRRKRQELFQEQKKRKLLSADVLEEIDSAPSKKQKQSVDEGQEEGEEDGKKKKKKRSGKLADARNLKGKYTVTTTKERTLTSLQQQTALEFIQSRLYGPGTCRTTNNEMLSLQNKKGCNKSAAVQFVKKDWASKEKVKAEKLKKRWIHKQQIPSS from the exons ATGCTAGCCAACATGGCGAAGAAACAACGTGGGAAAACGAGTTCGTCGTCAAAGACGGAGGACAGCGAAAAACGCACGGAGAGTTTCAGCTTGACTCTGGAGTCTAGCGACGATGAGGCGCCAGAGGAGGTGACCTTTGAAGACTCCAAAGCTGAAGCTCTGCGGACCATGAAACAGGCGCTGGACACGGCCAGAAG agaaAAGGAGCTGCtaaaagagaagaggaggaagagacagGAGCTCTTCCAGGAACAGAAG aaaagaaaactcTTATCGGCTGATGTGTTGGAGGAAATCGACTCGGCCCCTTCAAA gaaGCAGAAACAGTCTGTAGATGAAG GtcaagaggagggagaggaagacgggaagaagaagaaaaagaagaggagcgGGAAATTGGCAGATGCCCGAAA TCTGAAGGGGAAGTACACGGTGACGACGACGAAGGAGCGAACATTGACGTCACTCCAGCAGCAGACGGCCTTGGAGTTCATCCAGTCCAGACTGTATGGACCGGGAACCTGCAGGACCACAA ATAATGAGATGCTGTCCCTCCAGAACAAGAAGGGGTGCAATAAAAGCGCTGCAGTGCAGTTTGTCAAGAAAGACTGGG CCTCCAAGGAGAAAGTCAAAGCAGAGAAGCTGAAGAAGCGGTGGATCCACAAACAGCAGATTCCCTCCTCCTGA
- the epdr1 gene encoding mammalian ependymin-related protein 1, producing MHQLLLVFVAAAGASVFGLPRLDASRADGPCVAPLQWEGRWVVYDHSTGRNSRAAVSYDGLNQRIRVLQQHKKHTPCQRFFEYIYLYQSMVMFQIDQKTKECSKIALTEAWDPFDIPDNSTFEDQYFIGGPGDNIEVQEWSDRKPARKHETWVGIYTMKDCYPVQETYTRNSSVTTSTRFFSLQLGITDPNVFTPPSTCQSARPERMGNLKC from the exons ATGCACCAACTTCTGCTCGTGTTTGTGGCCGCTGCTGGGGCCTCTGTCTTCGGCCTCCCGCGGCTGGATGCGTCCCGGGCGGACGGGCCCTGCGTCGCCCCGCTGCAGTGGGAGGGAAGGTGGGTTGTGTACGACCACAGCACCGGCAGGAACAGCCGAGCCGCCGTCTCCTACGATGGCCTGAACCAGAGGATCCGAGTCCTGCAGCAGCATAAGAAGCACACCCCATGTCAGAG GTTTTTTGAGTACATCTACTTGTATCAGAGCATGGTGATGTTCCAGATTGACCAGAAGACGAAGGAATGCTCAAAGATCGCTCTGACTGAAGCCTGGGATCCCTTCGACATCCCTGACAACTCCACCTTCGAGGACCAGTACTTCATCGGCGGCCCCGGGGACAACATTGAGGTTCAGGAGTGGTCGGACAGGAAGCCGGCACGCAAGC ATGAGACCTGGGTGGGTATTTACACCATGAAGGACTGCTACCCAGTGCAGGAGACCTACACGAGGAACAGCAGTGTCACCACCTCCACCCGCTTCTTCAGCCTGCAGCTGGGAATCACCGATCCCAATGTCTTCACCCCACCGAGCACCTGCCAATCGGCCCGGCCTGAGAGGATGGGTAACCTCAAGTGCTGA
- the LOC115795833 gene encoding uncharacterized protein LOC115795833 isoform X1: protein MRVNLKKIRDFVCKGCRLYNGGSCIRSFEEEFILGLRVNMSSLSDFEKDLILLGKISCHFQNTKLTQSTKQKTKTERQHQRTEHYVNGTRVCREAFKFLHCISQNKLTALLKHYKEFGLTPRVKKSGGRRRAEKRLLTHEDICLPQRPPDVNPPGLDAEQQDYLFENICEHTKDISCPKPATAAERRDTTDMTDNTNQAPAAQPKKRERNSSLDQQDAELPQIKEEEVCSSQDGEQLVVKQETDDIIVCTGEERLKLLDNTWKPEINLRSVDLPQQHDCKEEVFTGQQVCNQERNSSMNQEDPEPPQIKEEQEEPSTGHILKQKIDTFMVTPAYKEQESSGSEPNREQLLSPKSESQDQEDCKHVDSDHLTMGKSSELSQDLRNLIVAKHTDGIGYRRISKLLKVPVSTVGAIIRKWKEHHFTVNRPRTGAPRKISDRGVQRIIRRVVQEPRITCGELQKDLESVGTIVSKKTIINALNRYGKTMIPNTQPRTLSVGFRERK from the exons ATGAgagtgaatttaaaaaagatcCGTGACTTCGTGTGCAAAGGCTGCAGACTTTACAATGGAGGGTCGTGTATTCGTTCGTTTGAGGAAGAATTCATCCTGGGTCTTCGCGTCAACATGTCGTCACTTTCCGACTTTGAAAAGGATCTTATTCTTCTCGGAAAAATAAGCTGCCACTTCCAGAACACAAAGTTGACCCAGTCGACGAAACAGAAAACTAAGACAGAACGTCAGCATCAGAGGACGGAGCACTACGTTAATGGAACTCGTGTTTGTCGGGAAgcttttaaatttcttcactg tatcAGCCAAAACAAACTCACAGCACTTCTCAAGCATTACAAGGAATTTGGCTTGACTCCACGAGTAAAGAAGTCTGGAGGTCGTCGGCGGGCAGAAAAGAGGCTTCTCACTCATGAGGACATCTGTCTGCCACAAAGACCTCCTGATGTAAATCCTCCTGGTCTGGATGCAGAACAGCAGGATTACCTGTTCGAAAACATTTGTGAACATACGAAGGATATTTCTTGCCCAAAGccggctacagcagcagagagaagagaCACCACTGACATGACTGACAACACCAATCAGGCACCTGCTGCGCAGCCAAAGAAAAGG GAGAGGAACTCCAGTCTGGACCAGCAGGATGCAGAACTTCCTcagattaaagaggaagaaGTCTGCAGCAGTCAGGACGGAGAGCAGCTTGTAGTGAAGCAGGAGACTGATGACATCATCGTCTGCACCGGGGAAGAGAGGCTCAAACTGCTGGATAACACCTGGAAACCGGAAATAAACTTACGCAGTGTAG ACCTCCCACAACAACATGACTGTAAGGAGGAGGTTTTTACAGGCCAGCAGGTCTGCAACCAGGAGAGGAACTCAAGTATGAACCAGGAGGATCCAGAAcctccacagattaaagaggaacaggaggaaccCAGCACCGGTCATATACTGAAGCAGAAAATTGATACCTTTATGGTGACTCCTGCTTATAAGGAACAGGAAAGCAGTGGATCAGAACCAAACAGGGAGCAGCTCCTTTCTCCAAAATCAGAGAGCCAAGATCAGGAAGACTGCAAGCATGTGGACTCAGATCATCTCACGATGGGTAAAAGCAGTGAGCTCTCCCAAGACCTTCGCAACCTTATTGTTGCAAAACATACTGATGGCATTGGTTACAGAAGAATTTCTAAACTACTGAAGGTTCCAGTGAGCACTGTCGGGGCCATAATCCGGAAGTGGAAAGAACATCATTTCACCGTAAACCGGCCACGAACAGGTGCTCCCCGCAAAATTTCAGACAGAGGAGTGCAAAGAATCATCAGAAGAGTTGTCCAAGAGCCGAGGATCACCTGTGGAGAGCTGCAGAAAGACCTGGAATCAGTAGGTACAattgtttcaaagaaaacaataattaatgCACTGAACCGCTATGGtaagacaatgatcccaaacacacagccaAGGACACTGTCAGTTGGTTTCAGAGAAAGAAAGTAA
- the LOC115795833 gene encoding uncharacterized protein LOC115795833 isoform X2, giving the protein MRVNLKKIRDFVCKGCRLYNGGSCIRSFEEEFILGLRVNMSSLSDFEKDLILLGKISCHFQNTKLTQSTKQKTKTERQHQRTEHYVNGTRVCREAFKFLHCISQNKLTALLKHYKEFGLTPRVKKSGGRRRAEKRLLTHEDICLPQRPPDVNPPGLDAEQQDYLFENICEHTKDISCPKPATAAERRDTTDMTDNTNQAPAAQPKKRERNSSLDQQDAELPQIKEEEVCSSQDGEQLVVKQETDDIIVCTGEERLKLLDNTWKPEINLRSTSHNNMTVRRRFLQASRSATRRGTQV; this is encoded by the exons ATGAgagtgaatttaaaaaagatcCGTGACTTCGTGTGCAAAGGCTGCAGACTTTACAATGGAGGGTCGTGTATTCGTTCGTTTGAGGAAGAATTCATCCTGGGTCTTCGCGTCAACATGTCGTCACTTTCCGACTTTGAAAAGGATCTTATTCTTCTCGGAAAAATAAGCTGCCACTTCCAGAACACAAAGTTGACCCAGTCGACGAAACAGAAAACTAAGACAGAACGTCAGCATCAGAGGACGGAGCACTACGTTAATGGAACTCGTGTTTGTCGGGAAgcttttaaatttcttcactg tatcAGCCAAAACAAACTCACAGCACTTCTCAAGCATTACAAGGAATTTGGCTTGACTCCACGAGTAAAGAAGTCTGGAGGTCGTCGGCGGGCAGAAAAGAGGCTTCTCACTCATGAGGACATCTGTCTGCCACAAAGACCTCCTGATGTAAATCCTCCTGGTCTGGATGCAGAACAGCAGGATTACCTGTTCGAAAACATTTGTGAACATACGAAGGATATTTCTTGCCCAAAGccggctacagcagcagagagaagagaCACCACTGACATGACTGACAACACCAATCAGGCACCTGCTGCGCAGCCAAAGAAAAGG GAGAGGAACTCCAGTCTGGACCAGCAGGATGCAGAACTTCCTcagattaaagaggaagaaGTCTGCAGCAGTCAGGACGGAGAGCAGCTTGTAGTGAAGCAGGAGACTGATGACATCATCGTCTGCACCGGGGAAGAGAGGCTCAAACTGCTGGATAACACCTGGAAACCGGAAATAAACTTACGCAGT ACCTCCCACAACAACATGACTGTAAGGAGGAGGTTTTTACAGGCCAGCAGGTCTGCAACCAGGAGAGGAACTCAAGTATGA